Within the Cydia pomonella isolate Wapato2018A chromosome 3, ilCydPomo1, whole genome shotgun sequence genome, the region tgctcaaaacgacgtttttattccaccgatttttgactcataatcctagatattaaacacgcgtgctttttcagtatattataacactcgtgctttttcattatattatccgactgagttaagaaggtactgattgctaataatatgcatgggaccgttaatttggtcgagtaatacatttttttaaccaactcttagatttcaaatgttagttcaaagaggttttattagAGGACAGGGTAGATGGCGCTTTCTGGCAGTACTGGAGTAGCCGACATGGCCATAATAGTCAATgtactacattataaaataattattaacatagGTTTAGTCATATATTAGGTAatagttactaatataatatggaaatttaattctgaAATTTGTCATACCAAAACATAAtgtatagattaaattatctcgaaaattacattaatgaataaacataacattttatcgattcgATCTACATCCgccgaatagaaatacgaaaatattagctttttacaatttttttattggctgtttgtcgatttcgttcacgcctttgccttgcgcgcgcattggaatcgtgcgtaaaaaacaaataacgcgccagccatttccgtatttgtcataaaattggaatagttttgcaatggttttgcatgtttttagtttatatattgattgtttttagtttatataagaatgtcattttcaagcattgacatatttttcaagcattgaaaatgaagaacacataaaattgacgctgacGCAGCATaaaattggcggcatatgaaatttttattcagtggaaaatcagcaaaaacgcccagtctttcttggaaaacgtgttggtagcttatttcaatgaactgtcgaataagtgcctacaagcccagcacgctttggtgcaattatttgatgttaaaactgtaagccaccattttgaaaattgtactttttaatgttttgacaaaaaagaaacttatttagaagttttgttttttcctcccaagtgtgttgaaaaaacgtcgtatgaaacgcgtgtgcattggtcttTACCCACATCGgttttcttattgcgcgctcgcttacagctcgcgcgcacaatatcgcctcgtgtgtaatgatggcaacttagcacacttgtatcataatgtactattacagtacatatcgtgcaactttaccgcactagtgtaaTAATTTAGCAGATTACGTAACTAAGTCAAAAAaattaagggccatatgtactgtaaaacgttgtgcgATTAGGTAAttcctatttttcgtacttgtatcgtaatgtactattgtgctATGCTTGTTTTTATAGGGATTTAATGTTATAAGGTAATCCCTGTCAGTCAATCTTCGGGCAAGCAacaagtttaaatttttatacagCTTGCCAAAGTAccttaatacttatataagtagtatgtgtgtttgtatttaatagtctccatatttagctccttgcactacctgttgacttttgtatgagttcgaaatttcctgctacctaaaggttgtctggaagagatcgctttttagcgataagaccgcctgttgttacctggttctattttcctttaaaaatcatttgtagttttacacttatgtaaaatgtataattgttggtgcaataaagaatatttacttacttacctaaggTCACatctaaagtattttattattatgtttattagtAGGCTCAATTGAATCTGTCAATATGACTGGTTGGTATGAGTGATAGGTATGTAAATCAACTATATTTAGAGAGCAGGCTGCTATTTTATCATTGTTATAAAAATCACCTAACCTATCAAACCTACCTACAGGTAGGTAGTTATATCTTATTaatatcttataattatattcatatttctatAAATCTTCAAATATTCCCCTAAAtcattttaagtgaataaaatcatacttgcacagtctgtgctattttttttaatttaaaattaatatttttaagttaaagtaaataaaatagtatcGCTTGCTTGCtagtttaaatgaataaattttcaagtttaattgttattttatactGGGACgcagttatttttattgcaatagaGAACCCGCTAATTgtttataataaacaataatttgatgatgcaatttaaatagttgacatttaaaaaagtgaaagCGAGCAGTTTGTAGTTAAAGACTAGCTTACCTTGCCGTTGAAGAAACCTTTGTTGGCTTTCAGTTCCTTTTCAAAGCGAGAGAAGAAGAAATCAACTGATTCGTTGATGATTTCCCTTTTAATGGCCTCCTTCCGAGTAGTATCAGTCTCCTTGATGAAGGTGACGATCTCTGGAGACCGAAATACAatgttgttaataaaaaaatcttggtTGTATGATTCATTATGTTgcacaaaaatatgtttataagtaAAACATAGGCAGGCCAGGCAGGCAGGTCCAATAATAATCCTGGTGAGGTGCACACTTACTGCTCCAGAAGTCATAGATGTTGAAGACGATAGCGTCCAGCACGGCCTGTTCCCAGGGGTCGGTGGGCAGGAGCTTGAGCTGGCTGGCCACGTAGCGGGCGATCGCCAGCGACTGGTTCAGGGTTCTATTGCCCTCCTGGTACAGAGGCAACTGACCGTATGGGAGTGCTGGAATACAATGGagatgaaattaataaaaatctttttgtTCTAGGTATAGAATGACCTATAGAGCGGTCATGGCCGAGTGGCTTTGACGTCCTTCAATCTgaaggttgcgggttcaaatcctgtcagtttttcggaacttatgtacagagtatgatttgatatttaagtaccactagctttttggtgaaggaaaacatcgtgaaaaaATCTGCATACATCCGTGAAGAAATTCACAGATGtttgtgaagtccccaacccacATTGGACCACCGTGGGGGCTCAAAACTCTCACGCGCAGATGacgcctgtgcccagcagtgggagtATTTATTAAGACATATAGCCGGGCGGAAACAAATTTAATCCCGTTCCCAAAAGTTTCCCGTTTTACTATAATTAGCTAAAATTctgaaaacaatttaaaataaatcatagtGAGATTTAAGTAACTGTAACTAAAACTTACAATTACCTAGGTAGGTAATGGACGTGCAAATATAAAGATGTCGAGCGAGTGTCATGAATACACCAGCTGACGCTGACATGGCCACAACCATTTAATAGGGTTATACCAATATAACTCTGCAGCGAATTTAATTGCCCAGactgtgtaagtgttattttaaatgtcaaacttctttGGGCttaaaatcgctgcagagttaacCTGGTCTAACTCTTGTAGCGTGCAGATGTAAttacaacaaatataataacgtaggtatttaaagtttatcaattttatcatcaAAAAAAGAAGAGTATTATTGGAAACATTATCAGAATAGATGCAGGTACTTACAGTCTTTCACACTCTTAATAGGCCACTCCGAAAGCTCGTACCTAATGTCCTCGAACCTCTGCCCCCCATAGTGAAGGATGTACCTGATAGACTCGGCAATGCCGTTTACATTCAAATAGTGAAGTTTCTTGGACATCTTGATGCACTCAACCCCTGAGAATGACGGGCGTAAACATCAGCACGCCCCATTTTATAATAAGAATGGGTTTGATAACCGTCCGCTGTTGATGAAATGTTAAAAGTTCAAccaaataaagataatgacCATTATGActattacttttattaatgaTTTCGAAGGGGCCCAGCTTGTAAACGCTTGCAACTCGAATGGTATCACAAACGTTTTGTAGATTCGGACACTAAGcagatataaaatgattaaatatgtTGTCACGTTAGGGAAAAGTGCCCTTACAATTCACAATcaatataacataaaaaatattatttttgattgttTAGCAAAGTGATCACGGCGTGTGTTATCAGTTTACCATTTTGTTAacattcataaatataataatttgtaaGTCATGATATTTAATCATGGCGGCAGTCACGGTCACGGTCGGAATACGATAACGACATGTCAACGTCAGATAAGTTCCACTGTATTATTTCAACATTGTTACAACTGGTTACAACTATgggatatacatatatgtaactGTGCCGTACACCCTTTACAGTTGACATATGCCAAATAGTGTACTTACTATATGGAACCCGATATTCATAACAACTAACCAACCGGCCgacaaatatataatatgtattttttctactcgtcgactgtaatggttgaattaagatttcatatacgaaactgtaattgggtacttttcatgtatgggctcccaactcaactatactattcatttcgaaacggtttagtcaactataatgaaattaaccaatcacagctcgccgcggtcgaGAGGAAAACACAAAACGAtagattaaattaataattttttcaccacaccaagtggtaaaggccctcttgattgttcaaaaactaatgagacagttgcattttatccacatgtgggcaaagtaatcagatacaaattttgagttgtttccttattttagctagtagaattgacttttaaatgatgattttgaatgattatttttttattacgttcatttggatttgatttcatttggtatttcatagttccaaaatcgaaaataaaactgtctaaaaattgaatttagcaaagAGTAAGTTGGTCCTTACTCTttgcctcatgagttacgagaggGTGTCGTTGATCAACCCGCCGGGCCCCGGCagccggggcgcgtacgagtatgaaggtatcgcggctgctcacGTATCTtaatagctgtatacttttggtatatgattttattagtttaaagtattatttttgttgatttgtagaaaaagtactgtcaaacaatagtgatataatcaagcttttcaatctcgtacccaATAAGGCCACTCACCAAGCTTCGTGGCcttaacacggtactcgactgaaaagctctccattatatcacgattgtataaaatactattacagatggcgccagcatgaTTTttcctgtcaatccctagaattgtgttgACTTATGGTTTTTTGTTCGAAGTTTTATGGCCTGGCTaccctttaagccaaatctcatagaacaaaactagaatcTGGTAGCACCTATGCTGGcaccatctatgcaaacctttgacagtttgCCAACCCCATTAAACGGTGAACGTTCACGTTTTTCCCGCCGCGTGCACTGACTGTCATCACTTTTGATTCTCCCACCAAGCACTTTGCGTGCAACTAAGCcataggaaataaaataatacaaaattatttaaggaATCACCACGCACAGCATCATTAATCTAAAGACAATTAGTACTATAATTTACTCGTTTGACATAAAGGCAGATCACATAAAGGAATGGATAAAGACATATTGCCAGAAGAGCGGAGCTGACGGTCGCGAGAAATGTTGTAAAACTGAAAGAGTGACTTGAGATATACAGGAGAATGTAGATCGTTGAGAACAGAGTATAAATAGCAAAGCATGCGAACACTGCGTCGTTGACGGATGGGAAGCTAGCCAAGCTGGGCACGGAATAGCGGAAAACCGAGATATGATCATATTTGCGGAGGCAGAAAATGAATCGAATATAGTTATTGAGAAGGCGATCCAATTTGTTGAGAAGTTCTTCGGATAGGTCCGGATAACACACTATACGATACGTATACTATACGCACTCGTACATACTCCAGTATACGCGTATTGTAGCGGAACCAAGTATACCTCAATATGGAAATTTTTAGGATAAAATTTGATTCAAAGTAGAATTGTATGTACCTAATaatcaaaacatttataatttatcaaATAATGGTAATTCAAATTGTTATTATCAGTTTCTTTCCCACATCGACCCGGTGAGTTGTATCAGTATGCAACACTTGTTACCCTCCACCTCCTCCACGTTAACTGTACCGCGCCCAAGTGACTTGCCTCAGTATACGATGTTccagtatataaaatatagttcGTTGCATCCATATACGTTACTTTATTTCTAAAACTAATACGAAATTCAGCATGAAATTTCAGTAAAAGGTAAAAGTTggtattttaatcataaataatatgGTCACTTGCCACACACTTTGGAGGTAGCGATGAGTCCTTCTTCCCCAAGCCTCAAACTATTATGTTCATATTTCATGTGATTTGGTTCAGCGCTTTAAACGTGAAGaggaaataaacaaacaaaaagttAATTCCAAATTTTATACTCAGTTATTTGTAAAATCATACGGTGAATGGTAAAGCAGCAAGAGATCAATAAATACATCAAAGAAAAGTGCAcgtaactaataataaatagatcacaaaggtcagaaatgataACATGaagattaaatttaataagcaCTGACTCGattaaaatgttattgataCTGCTTTATCaattataagttttaataagtaggtaaactTGTTTTTCACAACTATAAATAGTCAACAAAATGTTTTCagcacctcagcagctcgaacaagtgtagtttgctgcttaaaaacagtgagcaaaatggtattttttacgtatgggcctaatacaagttcgaactatttggattctattctctctgtccctttcacgtcattagcaaaaagaaagagacaaaaaaagttgaaacataattcaacggtatattgtcGGTTTATAATAAACCCCAAAATAAGTCGGATCGCATCGTTCCAAATGACCCTACAAgtattcattcgtaataatttgttaatgaaataaagtttaatatttgataaaaaacaccatattttaagtattttattgtacaaatatctcttgttttattgcggtaaataaacttaattgtctgaataccttaagaaaacatgactgaaatagtgatgaagaaggattacattttttcagctTGTTTTTTACCTTCCTGTTCTCACTGCTgatgtgaaaagttttgtgaccaacacgagatcaaagttatttacatcttcTGCGCTTATGAGTctcttactacgctcaagattctaaattagattataGAAACTTTctcttgcacgggactcaaaataagcctcgaagaaatatcaaactttgctttcttgttgtacaaataactatttcgccTCGCGGCCACGCCTTTTCATTCTAGAACACGctgaggaaaggggacggccgcttcttcatacaaacgagaagaaaatggggacattttcttctctggattttgacgatatgaaaaatatttttacataatttgatataatatattaaccatagctataccATTATACGTTTGACTTATTCCGATTTTTTGATTAGGTATTGTAAAAAAccaggagcgaaaaacagatatCATCTAAATtataaatgctcctaactcttataataattgaaaatcaaacgtaggggaatagctatggttaatatacaacaaattgtgttacaatattttcaataacgttaatatccagagaggaaaatcatgactacatttgtatgaaaagcctTTTTTGCGCGGATTTTCCACTTTCGTCAGTGAGATTAGAGGCcaaactaggccttgtggggattTACCTTTATCTAGTGAGTGGATAACTTTGACTGTTTGAAATTCTCAAGGAACGAAATGACCTTActttaatgtaggtacctactctcaaaaacataggtatatataGTCATTAAGTATGGAATAAAAATACATGGAGGTCCACTACCACCACATGCACATACTCGTACTACTCGTATATATAGCGACTTGTCCCTATGTCAAGGAATCAACATTTTGCAAACAGTTTATCATGTGATCAAAATGCATTATCTACATTAAACAGGAAATGATGTAATGAAGTCAAAATGCTTTAATTAGTTGTATAAAATACAGTTCGTTACACCTTAGCAAATAAATAAGCTGGCGTGAATGACACTAAAACATTAACAAACCAAATATGTcattatatttcattaatttattttgtgagtGATGCCCTGTAACAAAACTCACATGTGTCAAATCGACGAGAACCTACATAACGTAAGAATTTAACGAAAATCttcatacatacaaataatacatttgtttttttatactacgtcggtggcaaacaagcatacggcccgcctgatgttaagcagtataagtagcctatgtacgcctgcaactccagaggagttacatgcgcgttgccgaccctaaccccatcctgcccctcgttgagctctggcaaccttactcaccggcaggtacccaacactatgagtagggtctagtgttatttggctgcggttttctgtaaggtggaggtactttcccagttgggctctgctctagatctggaatgacatccgctgtgctgtgccctaccacacaaagcgagatgacattcacaatgcccatacctctcttgtggacgtagtttaaggacgtacccgggtccaaaaaccGGGAgattttgggattatactgagcaacttttactataggaccaaccccgaaatctcgaaaattttttttaccttcccatagaaaatggaccagctaaaatatatgaaatagcggatttttttttcgcgtcttcggggttggtcccgtgtagtaaaagttgctcagtataagccgAAAACCTCGCTGGCAACGGGtatgcacatatttttggccaccttgtatactTTCACTAAGTAAATGAGTCGATGCATTGACGTTACCTTGCGATCGACCTGGGGTATAGTCACGTAGGTATTGTAGTAACAAGGTCATCTGTATTCATATTCCAGAATGAACAAATTGTACGAGTGTAATGACGCCGCGCTCAGTTTTCTGAGACCCCTTGTGTAATAAAGTGTTTCCTTAGGCGCAACAAACTACATCGTAAATTACCTACTAGGGTTTTCTCTCTTTGCCGTCGCTATTGCGTTTATGGTGGCTTGCCAGTGTTAGCGGATGGTGGTGAACTTTAACATCCGTCCCTCTCCTACTACGCGATGCATATCCAGACGTGAACTCATGTTTTTGTTGAATGACTACATGGTAGAGAGCGTTCATCTACCGCAGTTTAACTTTGCCGGGATCAGCGCCGTATCATTAGCAGGAGTGTACCTAAAGTAAACACGTAAACGATAGCCACTCAAAGAAGTCTCGTATAGTGGGGGACTGATTGTCTCTTAATTTCCTGTCCCttttagtatttattatcaAGAATCATGACTTTGGCTATCCTATTGCATGAAAATTAGTGGTATTGAGAAATGTGGTTTAATAGTCAGTCAATTTAAATTAAGGGCAAATGTCTATCTATTCAAACAAGAACAACCCTACAAACAAAGAAAGATCTTAATACTTTCGTAACAGTGAAACTAGACAGATTCTTTTCATTTCACCATCGTAACATTTTTTTGTCACAATATAAGTACTAAAACATCGCTTGTAGTAGCTACACAGCCATAGCCAGATAAAGTTACCGACTAAGAAGTAGTTTTCAGCTGGAAGAAAAGTACAAGCGAAGATGCCGCTTGCAATGAGGCCGTACCGTCTCTTTGCCACCGCAGTCCGAGTGGAACGGCACTAAAAGGTCCCGTTTATACCCCGCACTCCGTGTAACTAACGCGGTGTGTAATTTACTCCGCATGTATCGACCCTACTCCATTTATGACAGTATTTGAGATGAGAGACTCTTGTGATGTTCCAGAGGCTAGAGTTTAAACCAAGGGACTCGTGATTGGCGAATGGCAATAGTAGCAAAGGgtcttttatttacaaattggtACTCTAAAGCGAAATATCCAGAACCGCAGAAGATGAAGGAAATGAaaaagtacattgtgcaacaagggggggggggggtaagtgaaatactGGACACGAGTGTGGtcattcccgacagccgcaggctgaagGGAATTAAATACCccagtttgcaatattcttacccccggagtacaatgtttttcatcacacttgcgaagaaaaaacaaaattttaagagAAATAATTCACAtgtgacataggtatcaaacattcgtccgccatttgtaatttcttgacaggttaggcatcgaaggcacagacctattcggcattcagccacgattgagaattatgataaaatattctcaactgctgttaaattaatcaagttaaatattttaaacataaacaaaaaaatgaaattataaacgtcagtattttaaaaataaaactcatttatgctacttagtttgtatgatcaatgacataataaaaaaagctatatctccctagggagctatagcttttttttacaatccataactcccgcgggaataATATAggctttgtccttcagtacacctgcatgaaataagatctgtTTCGAGCACATAtgatgaaaattaataaaaaagtactgACTTAAGACAAACACAATTAAACATCAGTACTCGTAATCTATATATACAGACTGATGATGATATGGACCTACTTTAAATAGCTACTTTAAATGTTGGCACTCCATCCGGTGTTCCGGATTGAGCGTTTTATTCCTGTTTGATTATCTTCACATATGGCTTTACGTAGTAACGTATATTCGAGTACATACATTAATCATATGAATATTTATAGTCCTACCGATATTAACGCTCCGCTACATCATAAATTAACTTAATGACTGCGTATCTCATTTCcgtgtaaaattgtaaatatttaaaatctgaaaacagAACAGTTATTGCTTAATCCTGGAAACATTTTTTCGTCTGTACAGACCGATTCATGAACGCTGGCTTAAATTGATCCAACGAATTACGACAGCAGACAGAGTTACTATcggatttataatattaataatatagaaGGGATAGCAGGGATTTAATAACTTCTGGTTCAtctaatacaataaaaaataaaaccggtcaACTGCGAGTTCCTTTACCTCGcgtcgcgcaccgagggttccgtacaaactttcaattttctcatgtaactataatcacgaaagacttttgaccagaatTATACTATtaacatatttgtgtacagcgccatctatggacAAATTGGCTAACTGATTTGtgcgatctgtatgtatgttggtttttcagggataattatttatcatgtgaaccgatttcaataatttttattttatttgaaaaaagtgtcTTTAGTGTACTCTCATAGGAATTTCAATGATAATAAACCCGCAAACGggattaaattacaaattaaattataaaatgttttttgttagtGTAGAAgatttttcttaataaatacatGCCGACCGGACATCTGCTGTAACAAGCGAGGTAGCGAAGTAGATACACCCAGTCGTCAGCCAGATATTTACAAAATCAATAAAAGGTTTTTCGTAAAACAAACTGTATTTTAAGTACATTGTGctcgtttaaatttattttacacgTTGCTGATTTATCTAATACAAATTTGGTATTAATAGCTATCACACGAAATCCATTTAGGAACCCGATCCTTCTCGAATCTCGTTTGGGAACCTCACGTCTGTTGTATGGATTTAGATGTAACAGCCAACAAAATCACTTTCATCAGAAGCGATCAAATATGCACCCTAAGCTTCTATCTTACACCTTTTCCCTCTACCAAGGTATCGCACCGCAATGTTTCCTATGGATACCCCCATAATAGGCACCTGATACATTGCGCCGCGAATATAAAAGGTTTACTCTGCACTTATTCTGAACTTCCAATGGATGATCAAACCGCCCTAAGGTTTATATTAAACTCATCAGTGGGCAGGATATGTTTTGTGATGTTATGGATGATGCTCTGTTTGTCTAAGTATGTATCTTAAGTTGTACTTTACTCTTCCACTATTATCTCAATAT harbors:
- the LOC133516368 gene encoding glutathione S-transferase-like; amino-acid sequence: MSKKLHYLNVNGIAESIRYILHYGGQRFEDIRYELSEWPIKSVKDSLPYGQLPLYQEGNRTLNQSLAIARYVASQLKLLPTDPWEQAVLDAIVFNIYDFWSKIVTFIKETDTTRKEAIKREIINESVDFFFSRFEKELKANKGFFNGKLSWADFILVGIVESANLFLGTEIEKQYPTVNALVQTVRALPGVKEYLATRKPYTL